In Crinalium epipsammum PCC 9333, the genomic window AAGTCTTCCCGTGATTATCGTGGCTGGACTTACCCTGGAATAAGTGGATGGAAAGCGCATACAACAGGGGATAGTGGTTATCTAGAATTGTCCCACTTAGGACAGATTCAGATGAGAGGTAAAGCCAGAACTTGGGGTAATCCTACAACCTTAACTATTATTTGGAAACAGGGTAAATGGTATGCGTCGATTACTGTAAATTGTGAACCAGTTCGACAAACTGGTAATGGTGCTGTCGGCTTAGATTTTGGCACTTTTCACGCAATTGCTTGTAGTGATGAAACGATAATTGATAATCCGAGATTCTTAGGTAATACTCAACAAAAAATCAAGCAAGCTTCTAAGAAACTATGCCGTAAACGTGCGCCTAATTTCAAGAAAAAGGTTAAAGCGTCTAAACGTTGGAGAAAAAACCGAAAAAAGATAAGTAAACTTCAAAATACAATTGCCAATCAGAGACAAGATTGGCAACATCAAATCGCTGCACAGATAGTTAGCTGTAATAGCCTGGTAGCGACCGAGAAGTTAAACGTCAAAGGGATGACTCGTAAAGCCAAAAAAAGTCGTAAGAGAAAACATCAAAAAGCAGGATTAAATCGGTCATTGCTAGATGTTGGAATTAGCAATATAACTTCACTAATTAAGTATAAATTGAGTGAATGCAATGGGGTATTTGTTGATGTACCTTTATCAATTGCTCCTTCTCAAACTTGCCCTAAATGCTATCACAAAAAGAAAAAAGAGTTGTCTGAAAGAGTGCATAATTGTCAAAATTGTGGTTTTGTTGCGGACAGAGATGTTGCAGCAGCTATGGTAATGCTAAATTATTCAAGGGGTTTGGAACAAGCCTCTACAAACGTCGATGCTAAACCTCTATCTAAAGCCACACATTGTGGAGGCTTTAGGCAAGTTCAGCAGTTGAAGCGTCAGAAACCTCGGACGTAGCGAATGCGGAGTCCGCAGGTAGTTCATTATTGATATAGCAGTACTA contains:
- a CDS encoding RNA-guided endonuclease InsQ/TnpB family protein, with the protein product MIVTRRATFRLYPNKSQEVKLHYWRRLHKDLYNACLYQRKTEYKRFGNSVSYYDQQNLLPEFKECWTEYKELGSQALQATVKRVDFAYQRFLKGVGGYPKFKSSRDYRGWTYPGISGWKAHTTGDSGYLELSHLGQIQMRGKARTWGNPTTLTIIWKQGKWYASITVNCEPVRQTGNGAVGLDFGTFHAIACSDETIIDNPRFLGNTQQKIKQASKKLCRKRAPNFKKKVKASKRWRKNRKKISKLQNTIANQRQDWQHQIAAQIVSCNSLVATEKLNVKGMTRKAKKSRKRKHQKAGLNRSLLDVGISNITSLIKYKLSECNGVFVDVPLSIAPSQTCPKCYHKKKKELSERVHNCQNCGFVADRDVAAAMVMLNYSRGLEQASTNVDAKPLSKATHCGGFRQVQQLKRQKPRT